Genomic window (Sphingosinicella microcystinivorans):
ATAAAAGGCTTTGCAGGCGCGGACTTTGTTCCAGCGCAAACGATGCGCGGATTTCGGCGGGCGGCCGCCGCGATGACGGAGAGCGTGGATAGGAAGGCCTATGGGCGTGGAGCCTGCCGTGTCGCTCGACAGGATCGGGATGCTCGAACTGTTCCGCTCGCTTCCGGCCGAAGCGCTGGAGGAGGTCCGTCTCGTCATGCGTATCGAGCGCGTTGCGAAAGACGTCGCCATCTTCCGGCAGGGCGACCTCGTCTCCCGGGCCTATGCGCTCGATACGGGGAGCGTCCGCATCGTGCAGAGCGGCAGCGACGGCGGGCAGGCCATCGTCCGTTTCATCGGCCCCGGCGAGATGTTCGGCACCGTGCCGCTGTTTACCGACCATCGGTTCCCGGCCGATGCCGTAACCGTCGAGGCGTCGCGGGTGCTGACGTGGTCCGAGCCGGACCTGTCGAGCCTGATGGCCCGCTACCCGGGCATCGCGATCAACCTGATCCGGGCGCTCGGCGTGCGCATGGCGCAGCTTCAGGAGCGGGTCCGCGAATTGACCACTCAGCGCGTCGAACAGCGCATCGCGCAGGCCATCCTGCGGCTTGCCGCGCAGTCCGGGCGGGGCGGGGCGCGCGGAACGACGATCAATATACCGCTGCGGCGCAAGGATCTCGCCGAGTTCGCGGGAACCACGCTGCATACCGCCAGCCGCACGGTCGCGGCATGGGAAAAGGCGGGAATCCTGACCAGCAGCGGCCAGCGCCTCACCATCCATGATCCCGGCGCCGTTCGCCGCCTCGCGGAAGGCAGGGCGGACTAGGGTGCGCGCAAGCCCGTTTGCGGGGCGCCTTGTCCGGCGTGCCTAGAGATCGCGGGTGAGGCGGAAGCCCACGGTGAAGAAGCCCTGGTCGGCGGGGCCGCGCAGGCGGAAGCGGGGATCGTGGAATTCGCCGGCGTCGCCGTAGGAGCCGCCCCTGATGCTGTGATAGCCGGGCTCCGGGCACGCCGTGCGCGCCGTTCCGTCGTCGGGAGCGCCGTCGTAGTTCGCGTGGTAGCAGTCCGCCTGCCATTCCCAGACGTTTCCGCGAATGTCGTGAAGGCCGAGCCGGTCGGCGGGGAAGCTGGCGACCGGGGCCGTTTCGATCCAGACGTCGCGACCCTCTGCCGCGCCGCCGCAGCATTCCACCTTGCCGATATTCGCCGTGGCGTGGCTCACGTCCACGCCGCCCGCCTGCGTGACGTATTCCATCTCCGCTTCGGACGGCAGCCGATACCGCTCGCCGGTCCCGGCGCCGAGCCACGCCATATAGGCCTGCGTATCGGCCCAGCTGACGCAGACGACGGGATGATCCTCGTCCTGCGCGAAGCCGGGAGACGACCAGCTGCGGGCGGGGTCGATGTGCCAGCTCGTCCCAGCGTCGTAGACGTTGCATTTCCTTTCGGGCGCGTAGCCCGTCGCCTTCACGAACGCGCGGAACTCCCCGACGGTCACCTCGCGCTTCGCCAGGGCGAAGCGGCGAACGCGGACATCGTGCGTCGGTCCGTCGATGGGGCCGTAGCCGCGGTCCACGGTCGCGCCCATCGCGAAGACGCCGCCGGGAATCTCCACCATGTCCGGCGCCGAAGGCGGCTGCGCGTGTGCGCCTTGCGAACAGAGCAGCGCGGCGGCCGCAAGCAGGATGCAGGGCCTAGCGTTCACGTCCCGCCTCCCCCCACGCGGGATTCCAGTCGATCCCGTGCTGATCGGTCATTTCCCAGAAGAATTTGCTGCGCGCGCGCGGATGGTTGCCGATCTCGTTCATCGTTTCGGACTCGTAGAGGCGGCCGTTCACCATCGTGTAGCGCACGCTGTTCGTGTTCCTGATGTCGGCGAGCGGATCGCGATCGAGGACGATGAGATCGGCGAGCTTTCCGGGCTCGATCGTCCCGAGCTGGTGATCGAGGCCGAAGGTCCGCGCGCCGTTGACGGTCGCCGCGCGAAGGATGCGCATCGGCGCCATGCCGCCTTCGGCGAGGAGCTGCATCTCCCAGTGGATGGCGATGCCCGAGGACTGGCCGTGCGAGCCGACGTTGACGGTGACGCCGGCATCGTCGAGCCGCTTGATCGAGCGGCCGACGGAGCGGAAGCCGACGTCGTAGAGCGCGTCGGCCTGATGGACCGATTGCATGGCGCGGACGTACAGGGGCGCGTCCGACGGGCCGGAGATGGGATTGTAGGCGTTGTTGACGCCCGGAATGAAGGTGCGGACCTTCGATTCCTTCCACGGCTCCTGATGCTGGTAGATGTAGTTCTCGCCGAACAGCTCGCCGAAGGTGACGATCAGCGTCGGCGTCGTCGAGAGCCGGGCGTTCCTGAAGAGCTGGAGAAGATCGTCGTAGTAGGTGGCGACGGGCAGGTTGTGCTCGAGGTTGGTGTAGCCGTCGAGGATCATGCTGACATTGTCGTAGAAGTGTCCGGCGCCCTCGGCGTCCACCATCTGGCCGTTTTCGGAGGCGGCCTGAAGAAGCCACTGCTTCTGCGCGCGGGTTGTGAGCTTGTAGCTCTTGAGGATCGCGCCGTCCGTGATCGCCGCCTTGCGCCGCGCGATGGCGCGCGCGTCCTCGAGGCTCTCGATGCGGTTGAACACACGGTCGGGCTTGCCGGCGCGGCCGTAGATGACGTTGCCGGTGGTGAGCCAGCGCGGGCCGACCATCCTGCCGGCGATCGTCATCTCGCCGGTTTCGTAGCTCGGAAGCTCGTTCGCATAGGGATCGAAATTCGTGGTGATGCCGTAGGCGAGCGCGGCGTAGCGCGTCGGGTGCTTCTGCGGCATCGCGCTCGTGCCGTAGCAGCAGTCGATATGGCCGTGCGCATCGAAGAAGCCCGGCATCAGCGTGCGTCCGCCGAGATTCACGACCTTTGCGTTCGCGGGAATGGCCACGCCGCCTTCGCCGCCCACGGCCTTGATGCGATTGCCTTCGACCACGACCGTGCCGCGCGCGATCACGGTGTCGTCCCCGGTCATCGGCAGGATGCGCGCGTTGGTGAAGGCGATGCTGCCGCCAGGCACGTCGGCGGGGGCGCTGAGCGCGATCGTCCGGGCGGGCGCGCCGGCGGCGGCATCTCCCGGCGCGGCGCTGTAGAGGCCGGGCCCCAGCGTCCAGTAGAGCCGTGCGGAATCGGCGCTCCACGCCATTTCGAAACCGCCCGACCGCGTCAATCGCCGGGCGGACGGATTGTCCTTCGCGGTGATCTTCGCGGCGGTGTCGCCCGCGGCCGGGAAGGGCATGAGGTGGAGCTCCTGCTCCTCCTTGAAGGCGATCCACCCGAGATCGGGGCTGAGCGTGAAGTCGCCGGTATCCGCCGTTTCCGCATAGGCATGGTCGCGCGCGTCGCCGCCCGTCACCGCCACGCTGCGCAGGATCACCGCGCGCCTTGCGCCGTAGTCCGGCACGCCCATGAAATAGATGCGCGAATCGTCGGGCGAAAAGCGCGCAAGGCCCGCGGCCTTCGCAAGGAAGCGGGGCTTCCCGCCGTCGAGGCTCACGACATAGAGGCCGCCGGGATCGGCTGCGCCGCCCATCGCGCTGTCCGCGTCGAAGATGCGGTAGGCGATGCTCTTGCCGTCGTTCGAGAAGACGGGTTCGCCGATGATGCCCCGGCTTTTCGCGACGACGCTTTCGCGCCCGCCCGCGAGCCTGCGAAGGCGAAGCTCGCTCCCGGTCTCGTCGTTCCAGTCGGCATAGGCGATGGATTTGCCGTCGGGCGACCATGTGGGGCCGGTCTCGGCGCCCGTGCCGTTCGTCAGCCGCCGCGGCGGCGCGGCGCCCGCCATGTCCTGCAGCCACAACGCGCCGAGCGCGCGGAACGCCAGCGTCCTGCCGTCGGGCGACGGGGCGATCTGGCGGATGATCTTCGCCTCGACGCGGTCCGGCGCGAGGTCGAGCCGGGCGCGCAACGTCTCGTGGATGCGGTGGCGGGCGGTGAGGCGGAACGGAATCTGGGTCGCCGCGCCGCTGCGCATGTTCACCTTGTAGAGCTTGCCCTTGCCCCAGATCGCGACGTGGACATTGTCCGGGAACCAGTCGAACGCCGGGTAATAATGCTCCTGCGCCAGATAGTCCGCCTGCAGGTCGCGATCGAGGTCCTGATAGACGGCGGTCTGCGCGCGGGTGTCGATGTCGTAGCGGAAAAGCACGGTCCTGGCGCCGACGCGGCGGATGAACGCGATCATCTTTCCGTCCGGCGAGACCTGCGGGCTGGTGGCGCTGCCGAAGCCGGAAATCAGGTCGGCCGTCTCGCCGGAGACGAGGTCGCGCCGGCGGATGACGAAGTTCGACAAACCCGGATTGAGATGGACGTAGTGGATGCCGCCAACGCGCTCCGTGTAATAGAGCGCCCGGCCGTCCGGCGCGTAGCGGGGCTCCTGGATGTCCTTGCCGCTGCTCGGCGGCTCGACGATCTGCGTGTCGGCGCCGCCCGCCACGTCGAAGCGCCGGATTTCCGAGGTGCGCATGTCGGACACCGAGGCGCTGGTCTTCGTCGCCGCGATGGACCTGCCGTCGGGCGACCACGAGGGCGCGGCGATCATCGCCATCGTTTCGCGGCTGATCTGGCGGGCGTTGCGGCCGTCCGCGTCGGCGACCCAGATATTGTCCGCGCCGTCCTCGTCGCTGAGGTACAGGATGCTGCGTCCGTCGGGGCTGAACTGGGGGCTGCGCTGGGTCGCGGGGCCGGAGAGGATCGCCTTCGCCTCGCCGCCGGCGGCGGGCATCGCATAGATGTCGTTCAGCAGATCGAACAGGATCGTCTTGCCGTCCGGGCTGACGTCGACGCTCATCCACGTGCCTTCGGTGAGCGTGAGCGCCACGTCGCGAGCCGGGAACGTCAGGATCTCCGGCGCGTCCTGCGCCGAAACGGCGCCTGCTATTGCGGTCGCCGCCGCCGCGGCGATCAACATGCTGCGAAACGCCGGTCTGATCGTCATACTGCCTCCCCCAACTCTGTCCGCGCAGTCTAGGATTGCACCGCATCCGGTAGTGCTGCCAATGGCGCAGTCGCCGGTGCCCGCGCATCACCGCGCACGTCCGCGCCGGAGCCGCGATTCGTGGTGCGCCTCGCGCAACGCCGGCCTTTGCGTTTGCATCTGGCGTTCGCAGCCAGCATCGCAAATCTGCAAGCCAAAGGCACCGGGATGGAGATGAACATGAAGCGATCGGGCGCATACGCGTGGGGTGTGGCGATAGCGGCGCTGGTCGCCGTGCTGCCGTTGTCGCCGGTGCGGGCGCAATCGGCGGAGCAGGACGCGCTGAAGCCGACGCTCAACGACGGCTACGACACGCCGGATGCGCTGCGTTTCGATTGGCCGGCCTTCACGATCGGCACCGGCCAGTACGAGGACGGGCCGACCGGGCTCACCGTCTTCCGGTTCAACCGCAAGGTCCTGGCGGCCGTGGACGTGCGCGGCGGCGGGCCCGGCACGGTGAACACCGAGTATCTCGGGATTGGTTATCCGTTTCCCGAGCTGGACTCGGTCGTTTTCTCGGGCGGCTCCTGGTACGGCCTCGAAGCCGTGACGGCGGTGAACACGGCGCTGAAGGACGAAGGCTATCGCGGCGGCAACTGGGACAATGTCGGGCTCACGGTCGGCTCCATCATCTACGATTTCGGCGGCCGCCGCCTGAACGAAATCTATCCCGACAAGCGCCTCGCGCAGGCTGCGCTCAAGGCGGCCGTGCCGGGCGTGTTCCC
Coding sequences:
- a CDS encoding Crp/Fnr family transcriptional regulator, with amino-acid sequence MGVEPAVSLDRIGMLELFRSLPAEALEEVRLVMRIERVAKDVAIFRQGDLVSRAYALDTGSVRIVQSGSDGGQAIVRFIGPGEMFGTVPLFTDHRFPADAVTVEASRVLTWSEPDLSSLMARYPGIAINLIRALGVRMAQLQERVRELTTQRVEQRIAQAILRLAAQSGRGGARGTTINIPLRRKDLAEFAGTTLHTASRTVAAWEKAGILTSSGQRLTIHDPGAVRRLAEGRAD
- a CDS encoding formylglycine-generating enzyme family protein, translated to MNARPCILLAAAALLCSQGAHAQPPSAPDMVEIPGGVFAMGATVDRGYGPIDGPTHDVRVRRFALAKREVTVGEFRAFVKATGYAPERKCNVYDAGTSWHIDPARSWSSPGFAQDEDHPVVCVSWADTQAYMAWLGAGTGERYRLPSEAEMEYVTQAGGVDVSHATANIGKVECCGGAAEGRDVWIETAPVASFPADRLGLHDIRGNVWEWQADCYHANYDGAPDDGTARTACPEPGYHSIRGGSYGDAGEFHDPRFRLRGPADQGFFTVGFRLTRDL
- a CDS encoding amidohydrolase family protein, whose protein sequence is MTIRPAFRSMLIAAAAATAIAGAVSAQDAPEILTFPARDVALTLTEGTWMSVDVSPDGKTILFDLLNDIYAMPAAGGEAKAILSGPATQRSPQFSPDGRSILYLSDEDGADNIWVADADGRNARQISRETMAMIAAPSWSPDGRSIAATKTSASVSDMRTSEIRRFDVAGGADTQIVEPPSSGKDIQEPRYAPDGRALYYTERVGGIHYVHLNPGLSNFVIRRRDLVSGETADLISGFGSATSPQVSPDGKMIAFIRRVGARTVLFRYDIDTRAQTAVYQDLDRDLQADYLAQEHYYPAFDWFPDNVHVAIWGKGKLYKVNMRSGAATQIPFRLTARHRIHETLRARLDLAPDRVEAKIIRQIAPSPDGRTLAFRALGALWLQDMAGAAPPRRLTNGTGAETGPTWSPDGKSIAYADWNDETGSELRLRRLAGGRESVVAKSRGIIGEPVFSNDGKSIAYRIFDADSAMGGAADPGGLYVVSLDGGKPRFLAKAAGLARFSPDDSRIYFMGVPDYGARRAVILRSVAVTGGDARDHAYAETADTGDFTLSPDLGWIAFKEEQELHLMPFPAAGDTAAKITAKDNPSARRLTRSGGFEMAWSADSARLYWTLGPGLYSAAPGDAAAGAPARTIALSAPADVPGGSIAFTNARILPMTGDDTVIARGTVVVEGNRIKAVGGEGGVAIPANAKVVNLGGRTLMPGFFDAHGHIDCCYGTSAMPQKHPTRYAALAYGITTNFDPYANELPSYETGEMTIAGRMVGPRWLTTGNVIYGRAGKPDRVFNRIESLEDARAIARRKAAITDGAILKSYKLTTRAQKQWLLQAASENGQMVDAEGAGHFYDNVSMILDGYTNLEHNLPVATYYDDLLQLFRNARLSTTPTLIVTFGELFGENYIYQHQEPWKESKVRTFIPGVNNAYNPISGPSDAPLYVRAMQSVHQADALYDVGFRSVGRSIKRLDDAGVTVNVGSHGQSSGIAIHWEMQLLAEGGMAPMRILRAATVNGARTFGLDHQLGTIEPGKLADLIVLDRDPLADIRNTNSVRYTMVNGRLYESETMNEIGNHPRARSKFFWEMTDQHGIDWNPAWGEAGRER